Within the Polaribacter pectinis genome, the region AATTTCTCTAAAAAGATTATTTATAAGGAGGAAACAATTCCATTTACTATTACACAACTAAATTTTTACATTTCTAAAGACAGTAATAAGTTCAATTCCAAAAAAAAATATTACCACACTTTTGAAATCAAGAAAAAATCTGGAGCCCCCAGAACCATTCACGCACCTTGCAAAGGCTTATTAGAGTTTCAAAAATCTTTAAATATAATACTTCAAGCACTTCATAAACCACACGAAGCTGCAACTGGTTTTGTACCAAATAAATCAATCGTTGAGAATGCAAAAAAGCATATAAATAAAAATTATGTGTACAATATTGATTTAAAAGATTTCTTTCCGAGTGTTGATGCTGCAAGAGTTTGGGGTAGATTAAAAGTAGCACCATTTAATTTAGGGAGTTCTGATAACAGAAAACAGATTGCCAATATGATAAAATCTTTGTGTTGCCATAAAATGAAAGTTGAGAGATTTGTGGACAATAACTGGATTAAGTTAGAAAAACTTGTTTTACCTCAAGGTGCAGCAACATCACCAACGCTTACCAATGCTATCTGTGAAAGAATGGATATTAAATTGACTGGTCTTGCCAATCGTTTTAATTTGGATTACACAAGATATGCAGATGACATTACTTTTAGTAGTAACCATAACACATACAAAATATCATTAGAAAAAGAAGAAGCAATTTTTGAAAAAGACACCACGTTTGATATTGAATTAAGACGCATTATTAAAGAACAGAATTTCCATATAAAAGAAACAAAAGTAAGATTACAAAAAAGAGGCTATAGACAAGAAGTTACTGGTTTAGTGGTAAACGACAAAATAAATATTAAAAGAAGCTATATTAAAAGTGTAAGGCATAATTTGTATTTATGGGAAAGGTTTGGTTATGATAAAGCTTATGAATTATTTTTAAATAATTACTTAAAGGAAAAAGGACACACTAAAAAAGGGAATCCTAATATGTTGATGGTGCTTGAAGGGAAGTTGTTATATTTAAAAATGGTAAAAGGAGAATCAGATTCTACATACTTAAAACTAAAAAGTAGGTTTGATAAACTATCTATTACACCACAACCTGTGGAGAAAATCAAAAAAAGACTAACTCTAAAGGAAAAAAGATTAAAAACTGACAATGCTAAAAATAAATCTGATATTTCAAGTATTGAATTTATGAAATTGGTAGCTAAAGCGAAAGCAAAAAAAGAAGCTAATAAAAAGAAGAATATTAATAAAATTTTAGATGTACTTTTTGAAAAGGGTTTAGATGAAGCTATGAAACTTTACGATAAATAATATGGCAAAACATAAAAAGGAAAATTTAGAAAAACTTCTTAAATTAATTGAAGAAATTAGTAATGATTCTGAAAACTTATGGTTTAAGGAGGAATTGTCAAAACGTTTTCAAAATGATTCTACAATAAATAACGATAGTACTTTAATTAAGAATATTCACGAATATTGTATCAAAGAAATAATTGCAGATCAGGCTAATAAATTTTATAAAGACTTTAAAATTAAAGAAATTAAGGAAACTTTAATTCAAGATTTTATTAGAATGGAGCAGTTTCGAAGAGAAGATAATTTTGAGGATTTTAGTTTAGCAATGTTTCAACAAATCGAAAATATAGTAATTTATTTATATGAAAAATATTCTTTAAATAAAAAAGTTGTTGCTTCGTCAAATGAATATATTACATCAATAATCAATTCAAGTTCAAAAAAATTTTATAGAAATTCTAGAGGGCCTAAAATTGGTAGATTTATAACGATGAAATTTGATGAGAAAAAACATTTTAATATTTTAAACGAGAAATGGTTTTTTAATCATAAGTTTAGAGCTGTACTTTATTACTTTTATTTTAATGAATTAATTAAGTTTAATACCCAAGGTTTTGATGAAATTTACAATCAAGGTAATAATTTATACTTAATTCGAAATAGAAACCATAGAGGATTAGCACCAACTTATTATCAACAGAAAGTATATGATGAAATAATCCCATCTCATAATAAGTATTATTTCAATTTTCTAGGTTTTTTAGAAAGATTTACTTCAAATATAAATACCAATTTATAATTATTGCATAACCATTGCACACATCTATCGTTAGTTTGTATCAAAATTAAAAAGATAGATTATGAGAAATGCAATTACAATTTTAGATCATTTACAATTTGACTGTCCAACACAAGAACAAAGAACTGCCTTATTAGGTATGTCAGACTTTGTTAAAAAAGAAAACAAAGATGATTTCTTTATTTTGTGTGGCGCAGCTGGAACTGGGAAAACTTCAATTACTACAGCATTAATTGGTTATTTAAACACTAAATGTATTGCATACAATATAGCAGCACCAACAGGTAGAGCTGCCAGAATTTTAGGTAGAAAATCTAAAACAATTAATAGTACAATCCATTCTTTAATTTACAATGTGTCTTCAAATGCTAAAACTGGTGAAGTTATTTTTCGTTTAAAGAATAATGATGTAAAAGATTTTAATGTTTACATTATAGATGAAGCTTCTATGATTTCAGCAAAACCTCCTGTTGATTCTGATAGTTTGTTCAAGTCTAAAAACTCACTTTTATCAGATTTAATAAAGTTTGTAAAATCTGGAAATAGTAATAATAAAATCATCTTTTTAGGAGATAGCAATCAATTACCTCCAGTAAACGAAAAAATATCATTAGCACTTTCAAAAGAATATTTAAATACTACTTTTAAATTAACTGGAGAAGCAAAACTTTTAACGGAGGTTAAAAGACAAGAAGATGGAAGCTATGTTCTTAAAAATGCTACAAAATTGAGGTTGGGTATTGAAAATGACTTAAAACATGTACCTCTTCATGATATTAGAAAATTATCTATTGAAGATGCTTCAAGAGATTATGTTTTGGATTATTTAGCAAATGGTCAAGATGCTATTATTTCGATTGGCTGCACTCACAAAATGAATAAAATGTTCAACAATAATGTGAGAAATAAAATTTATGGGTTTAATAAA harbors:
- a CDS encoding reverse transcriptase domain-containing protein, with amino-acid sequence MKLAIDQEKKIKQLFAKMNSKEEFLQLLNFSKKIIYKEETIPFTITQLNFYISKDSNKFNSKKKYYHTFEIKKKSGAPRTIHAPCKGLLEFQKSLNIILQALHKPHEAATGFVPNKSIVENAKKHINKNYVYNIDLKDFFPSVDAARVWGRLKVAPFNLGSSDNRKQIANMIKSLCCHKMKVERFVDNNWIKLEKLVLPQGAATSPTLTNAICERMDIKLTGLANRFNLDYTRYADDITFSSNHNTYKISLEKEEAIFEKDTTFDIELRRIIKEQNFHIKETKVRLQKRGYRQEVTGLVVNDKINIKRSYIKSVRHNLYLWERFGYDKAYELFLNNYLKEKGHTKKGNPNMLMVLEGKLLYLKMVKGESDSTYLKLKSRFDKLSITPQPVEKIKKRLTLKEKRLKTDNAKNKSDISSIEFMKLVAKAKAKKEANKKKNINKILDVLFEKGLDEAMKLYDK
- a CDS encoding ATP-dependent DNA helicase; translation: MRNAITILDHLQFDCPTQEQRTALLGMSDFVKKENKDDFFILCGAAGTGKTSITTALIGYLNTKCIAYNIAAPTGRAARILGRKSKTINSTIHSLIYNVSSNAKTGEVIFRLKNNDVKDFNVYIIDEASMISAKPPVDSDSLFKSKNSLLSDLIKFVKSGNSNNKIIFLGDSNQLPPVNEKISLALSKEYLNTTFKLTGEAKLLTEVKRQEDGSYVLKNATKLRLGIENDLKHVPLHDIRKLSIEDASRDYVLDYLANGQDAIISIGCTHKMNKMFNNNVRNKIYGFNKKVVEKEDLLLVNQTWKRNDFQLYSGDHIVVKDIDLSKTEKVAGLHFVPIKIESKNMEGKLEIIDDYLLLDSLNNPQGIHAKQENILRHERFQKNKVFRETLMPWDDRYVGAIRATYGHSITCNKAQGGEWDRVLVNSYFMPSLKFQYTAITRAKEKVCFY